The nucleotide sequence AGCACCGTGAACCTTtggtgggtgtccaccatggcatgcatggtgaactgctgctcgtcatcggcagccgtgcaggataccctctaagaacttgtcgtggtgggtgtgcttcttgcaatggcgGGGCGCGatagaaaggttgaagagacacaagaggCTTAAATGGTTGCTGTAACAAATGGGGGccagccggcctgtaatcgtcacgtcttatcacgacattcatagcggaggattcctgTGCACGCTTGACTACACCGCACCGCAGTTTGACCATGCGTGGGCTCAAAgtggcgccaaatgtatcgtcggtgagcctgttcccgtgctaccatgcagtttaccgcgcaagcttccggCACGGCTTGGTTTGCCACACATCGACTAGatgagggacaaatcatgggcatttattggcaaaaagctttgtaaaaacaaagtgtgtggaatgacttcggtcataagtttacccgtgggtgatgaggtcaaagttacatagaagggtgatgatggacactcgagtgcgataattaattctgtgctctacagggcacatggtggaagaaaccaactgtgtgcaataatgtcaaagatcgCAGTCAAGTTAGCAATACAGATCATGTGCtttgagatcgacaaggtaaacagattcgagaatggttaataaaatcaaatctaagaccattgcatattaaggtcaaaatagtgctaccattAGAttagtctcatacgatgccatttcaacgattgtaccacaaaaactcgaaatgttacaaggttcaaattctagagttatatggctcaaattcaaagattacaaggttcaaactaatattagaaatgaaattcagctcatcagctgcaaacgctcacgTTGATCCACTGAACAttgatatcagagaggttcaaactaatattaccagttgtaagtctggtttcgaaaactcacaacttttgcaaaggggtcagccactgagaagtcatgtatggggttgacacaatgtgttctgattactctgtcatctgaagttccaaattgaaattcaacatttttggagcctattccattcttccgcaggcgccggcgctgatcaacaaaccaatcatttttgcgaaataaatgtagggcaaacctcattaccttcagcacccttgctctgacaacaaagaacctagcaaatataatctccagtaaggtccctcggtaggagttcaaagtaatttctgagagatgcatatctaggcattcgacgtgattgttatattgtatcacattatccatcactaggcctaatcttatctgcaaaataagaaaatgtgttagtgcctagatgtagttttgaacactactacaggcctatttggtttgcaggatttgtaaaatgcactaagaTGCAATATTCGATctaacatgattaacatgggcattaacatgccatcttcaatcttcacaagatgttggattggatgaaaaattccctaagaaaactagtacagatgaatccaaaggagaaatgcatatggattgCAACATAAGGATCtagcattgtcattgtaaacttggaaaaggagacatgtatgtactgaaatcctccaaaagaatccttcagaaatcatagtacattgtcattgtaaacttataaaaaggtgtcacaaattgaactcccttacggttaacatttaacaggaaaggaacatcacctcaatatatagcttctccaggcacagaaagcatctcaggaaactgacaacttggtccaggttggggccgatagattctagtgccaagaccttcactgtgcgcagtttcgtggtcaagcttgtcagaatcattttctgaatgacagacgaacaaacatcttcaaaattagaaataatgttaatttgtagaaggggAGGTAGAAGGAAGCtcttgtacctgaacgggtgtggatccaataacaagttcggagtgtATGTCAGACCAGTAGCCCAGCACTGTAAATTTCggcacagaaatgacattgattctttttGGACCTATTTGATcaagtacaagtaatctctcaagtgcaagtGTGTCCTcggtgaccataccgtggtacacatcttgtgatgtcttcctgccgaaccagcaacacacataaatagtccaaaGAGTCATGGAGGTGTTGTGgaatgtactcaacccattgatcgcctgaagacgaaggtactcgagtccagtacaaccacggagcaggcactccatgtcaccgtttgagaggcagacggcgacaagctcgaggtgcttcattcgtggtagaataagagtgggcgcgtcattagtggggggatggcagttcctgaacttggcgacgaagcgtgggcgcgaggcaaagcgcggacgttggcagcaagcgcatatgcccatcatcaaaagtgagttcctcgagctgatctacggcgggggatcagaaccagtcctcaagcttggctcggtccctgTCGTTGGAACAAAACTTGCctattctaaggcctctggttgggctaaggtgactgtcgaggatcttggagaatgcatccaagcttttgcgatagccatggcagagctcgtgggtgtcgatgaggtcgataggggtggagttccataggcCATAGACGGTAAATGACGGTTGTCCgcaccccatatttgattggggggagggagatgatgactgtcaacatatcatcggggaggctgctgatgaagtctaggcctgctggagtcgcttgcggttctagctcgccccgcctctgcttgttggcagccctgttctccacctctggagtctccttgtcagcggcactttttgatagaaatgagagtacaaggaatatttagttaaaatagggcaatagaaaagtgtattggtaactagaagttattaggtaggaatatagtaagaaaagggaataacaattggttgcttaaatactacacaattcatttgacattgctgggtaagtcaacatgcaaaaagttgaaaagaaaacttactttgaacaaagtctggacggatgattttgtcgtggaagttagcatatatctcatgaccaggccattttatgtgcagtgcaattttagcgccatcttttagtacataaaacttagaaatttctttccaaaagccagcgccaaaataggagtcaccacgttcatcaagtcttacagtagcaacgattgtaaatccatggtttgtgtccagtatgacatccgtgcagccttgatctatgtaaagagaaaaattgtgcactacataatctgttgcatagcaagggatgcgctgcagaaaatggtaggattgtgaAAGAAAATATGGtgaaaatatgggcccaaattgaaagaattgtacagcagttgaaatcgaaggacaaaaatctataattaaatagataggataaacatgatgtcatggaaatatgggagtaatcgaaagaacaatgcaacattaattttcctaatatagaaaggagaggggaaaatcccctttgatgtatatggtgcatgtggcaccttttatccaaatgtagcaatatttagaatatgtttaggaaagtaggccatgccaaccgatttagggtgagattgaacataccgcgcacatcctcaagtcatctggtacggtgagatggaatctctagtggaggtcgcaaagtcctaatgtgtcggtgcactgtacactctataatgaaagaaaacccttaaatcagctcgaataaaaatgaattcacggcaatttcggccgggtgattaaagaaggcagatgaactgggataagagatgagataatatctcattaaattagttaccttgtcgtccatgagaaagaaccctcagtacagcAGATTCCCCAATGGAGCGAAGCTGGGTCGACCGTGAGCGGCTCCGAGAAAgttgatggcgataggcggcggcaagcggaagtggcgaaatacGGTGGGTTTTGCCGGCAGCCAGCCAGCAGCGGCACGCGTCAAACTAATtggttaccgccgcgataggcggtgccatgcatagacgcagaggagcttatgcaggtgtgaatggggagcAGAGgcaggggtggcgggcggggtgagggtttttgtgacttgggaatggcgagggttttcttttttcttttttgatttgGGTGCTGAGGGTTTTCTGCCCCACAAAGAATTTCGGGGGAaatggtttgctagagccaactgtgtgtgattgacgcagcaggcaaaacgaaagtcattgcacacggttccaattttgggaaccgtgtgtgattgatgtactacctccgtcctggtttattggacccctttgtaatttgtaccaaatttcgaccaaatatttaactaagaaatgtttatgcatgtcaccaaaaattatatcattgaacactatgttcaaataagcatccaacgatataattttgttgacctgcactaacattttgtcagttaaatctttggtcaacatttaacacaatttacaaaggggaccaataaacgaggatggaggtagattccatcaaccgaactgattgcatccatatcccacagttagacataaatgaacatagattaaacatactcagacataaataataagcgtacacgtacacaagcatagttcaatcgtcattaagcatgctcaagcgtacatagttcgaccccacatctcatctcacatgccggcacgatcctgaagcttctccaggtactcggcgtacatgccgtgcgccaccctgcgagaatacttctgattgaaggagccaacggtccgtcctcttgcatgcaccagaacactttgatacgcgtcatgaagcttgtggttgcaaaatgggcatcgatagccgccgtcccaggtcctaatacgcctgttatgcaatCCCGCATAAAGCttcctcaggatttgcctcttgtacctcctctagacatcttcatcctcgttgtccatatcgtcagacaacacctatacaaatagtaaaaaaatgtggcgtcaaattaatggttacaaactaatctctagcgaacatttggcatttgtcaaaaattggcatcaaatcaatgattacatgtcgTAAAGTAGGAtaaggaatttatggctatttatttatacatatccagagattatggttcgatttttaagcacattcaTCAATGTACAGACcaacttgaagaaaataatggcacaatcATATGTAggtcactcaaaattaattgtcaAGTCCTaactaggaattattagcacgaacactaaacCTAGTCGAATTATTGGCAGAAATCATTTCCACAGATggaacaactaatcacttatcacttgtaccattcaaacagtCAATACACTACAaggatctaatgaaacttactcagatttcatggaccgAGAGAACATagccataggatttctattccaaaaagggggaggcaggagtaaccagagaaaccatgtgatctatttgacacataaatgagtatagatgactaaccagttgtctgtcgtcgtcggagtcattgccggagtggttgtcggagttggCACCAGAGTCAGTGTGGAACTTTGCCTCaagctgtggaagctcgacgacaTCACgttgcagcgataactcgccggcggtgacgacaacctctgtctccatctccacgccatgctccggtgctttagcagccccggcgtcgccactccctctgatggggcgcttcagtggaatcctcatacactgacggctttgatgactgagagcggcgtcgaggaagcAAGCGGAGAGAGGGGATTGCGTGTGTGGAGaagatggggggtgcggccgctcgggtgcACCATTAATATGGGAGAGctcttaatatggagtagtgggagaggggcgggcggcggtcaaaccgctggctcgcctcccggtgagcctgcgcaccagactgctggcatgcctaccatcgtttcacacagctactcgcacgcctcttGATGACACTACGCAGCGAGCACACCTCCGTCTATTCACACActctgcacgcacgcctcccggtcttcctgcacggcggactgctcgcatgcgtcccgtcaactcacgcctgctcgcacggcgcacgggtcgcgtggcggcacacatattgtttttctatttggatgattagtgatgccgctttattgcttaaccgaatcatggcacgtatccattgttggtccaatgctcacggttcgaataaatagtccatttgggatattggttccaaattattaataatctcccatttgtacATAGATAAAGATTatatcaaaactggtctcaaatttgaccaaaaacATACAATGCAattttgtattggtgtccatatgacaacacgataagtttcatgaacttcaaataagttttggatgtactacaATTTAAAAGTCAAGATTttcattgtttgaaatttgttgcacggggagtaaatatgcacccagtgagacacatgtgtttttgcaatctatttaggtgcactgtcgcgtatgcatgtagttcgaatttgatttttgcacattatacccatacaAAATCAATgaattaatgtactaaaatgtcttaatgatgtctaattttttcgaaattaaaacgtccctcctttggtaacatatatatgttcattgcgagataattaatttaacatgcatcatagttgcggtggattcgtggtgtgtgtgtgggtgtgtgcgtctggggtggCGGGTGGattgcagtacactacgagttcTGAGCCACCGTATGGGTTGgctgttttgttaggcaggccggtgccacatcagagtcgtgaattcataatttaaaacattacacaaccctttcatatgtacatgttttggccacatgcagttgatggttgtcctacacgacactcgatactcgcgtatgACGCTTTCTGCGGGCCCATGAGgtcgtcatccatcactttgacaaacagccggtagtgaggttaatttgaccagcaaggtagaatatttgttgtttgtgttatggtggtatgtAGTACGCGtcgaggtgggaggggactagcatatatatggtcgcgctattcgtcatcctGGGTGAGGAATAATTATTCTTCACCCCCCCTCTATTTTTACATGAATGCATCGTAATTTTATGTTCCGTAAATTTTGTTTTATTTCAGACATAAAaggagaacgtaagaaaatatataatcgtcgtAAATTTTTTTTTATGTTACGCAAATTTCAAACGTAAAAGCATAGTGTAAAATGTATATAAAATGTAATTTTTCTGGTCTTCTGACATTTTTTAATGCCAAATTTTACGGAGTGAATCAATATGACTGTAACTATTTGTATTTGaaacgtaatttatttatgaaatgatcataagattatctcgggtgaagaataacgtaTTCTGGACCCTGGGTGATAAATagtaactatatatatatatatatatatatatatatatatatatatatatatatatatatatatatatatatatatataggagtaggattttctacaatagcttgccacagaactagttaaggtttttgacggtgtaaaagttctcaaaaattgtataaaaaatactgaaccaacacacctataatataacatgatccaacggagggattgAAGAAATATGACTgtatgtgtcctggacaaaaagaacaaatgtttcAATATATACTGATCCTAtagtgagctgaaatgcttgtcTTTTTCGCTgaggacacataaatgcatatttttACAATCACACCGTTGAATCATCTTATTATATTAGAGTGAGGCTcccctatttatttcatattttgtacttacttttaaaccgttaaatgttaggaagccttaactagttctgtggcaagctatgatagacacagtTATTCTGCGGCGCCGccctattatgataacaccccttaagaccttattctgcacatcaaacccgcttattctgctaacactccGTCAAACTAGAGCAACCAAAAAAAGCCACCGCCCACCCACCCACtcactccacctccacctcccatCCCGCACGACCCAAATcctgcccgcgccgccccgcctcttcctcctctcagccggcgccgccccgcctcctaCTCCTCTCGGCCGGTGCCGCCCCGCCTCCTACTCCTCCCGGCAGGCGCCGCcccgcgtcctcctcctcccggccggcgccgccccgcctcctNNNNNNNNNNNNNNNNNNNNNNNNNNNNNNNNNNNNNNNNNNNNNNNNNNNNNNNNNNNNNNNNNNNNNNNNNNNNNNNNNNNNNNNNNNNNNNNNNNNNNNNNNNNNNNNNNNNNNNNNNNNNNNNNNNNNNNNNNNNNNNNNNNNNNNNNNNNNNNNNNNNNNNNNNNNNNNNNNNNNNNNNNNNNNNNNNNNNNNNNNNNNNNNNNNNNNNNNNNNNNNNNNNNNNNNNNNGACGGCCCCGACCCCGCCCCACTCCAGCCATGGCCACGGCCCCGCCACGCACTCGCCGGCGTCAACAGCCTCTGCCCCGCCGGGCGACGCCGCTCGACCCTGTCCATGGCCTCGGCCCCGCCCTAGGAGGCCCAGCCCCCATAGCCTCGGTTCCGCCGCGCGACACCGTCCAGCGCCCCCGCCCCTGACCAAGCCTGACGGCGCTGCTGCAGTCCGCCGTCGAGCGGTAGCCACAAACACGGCGCCAGCATGCAGTTCGGTACCAAACGTGGCTTCATCCATGAGACATGCTCATCCCCTCCCGCACTGCATCACCAGGCGAGCCGCAGTGCATTCACCACGCGAGCCACACTGCATCAACACTCCTCACCGCCGTGGATCCCGCGTCTCCCCACCACCGGATCCAGATAGCTGCACGACTCCGACGCCTCCAGCCGCCCCCACCCCTCTGGCTTTATCTCTGTTCAGTGGCGCCACCACCACTCCGTCATCCCCTACCCGGAGTTTACTCTCTCCTCCTTGTCTCCTTCGTCTTGCATCGGCAGCGAGATCCTCGTTCAGTTCGTGCTGGTCCGCTACATGCAGTTTAGAAGCCTTTAATTTTGCAGGAGGAGAGGGGCGCGAAGAGGTCCGTCGGCGAAGTGCAGTTCTGCCCACGGCGAAGTGCAGCTCGACCAGCGGGGACCTGCAGTTCTGCCCATGCTGTCGAAGGATTCTAACTCTGCACATGGGCGTGCAGTACTGGTAGTGGGGAAGTGCAGCTCGACCAACGGGGGGCTGCAGTTCTGCCCACGGCGTTGAAAGCTTCTACTATATAAATGGGCGTGTATTACTGCCGGTGGGGGTGCAACTCGTACGAAGAACAACTGGAGGTCGGTTCAGGATGATCGGCTCGGAGTGCATGCAGGCGTTGCATTTCGTCAGGTAAGTGCGTGTGACTCATATATACCATTATACCAAGTTGCATGTTTTTGTACTCTCTCTGACGATAATGCATTCATAAAACACATGCAGCAATGCTGATTACATATTAGTTAATGGCTCTATAAGGATGCGTGATTCCCTCGCGCACATACGTGTTTACTCTATGAGGTGTGTGACAGAGAAATCTATTTATGGTTTTCCGTCAGTACTTGgtgatttttattttttatttctttgcgATGAGTACTTGGTGATTTTACAGTATTGTTACAAAGTACAACGACATCACCCAGCACTACCTCACCTCCACTGCATATATGTTTACTTGGATCTTCAGAAAAGGGCAAgaccacccacccccacccccagtTTTTTGGTGCGTTTTTTGTAAGTAAGCGTGCGATGTATTTTTATTTTGTTGACAGACTTACTCTTGTAAACTGCACAAAGACAGGCAGACGGATATACGCAGGAGAGACTTGGCCGTACGGTACAGGGCTAATCATCTCCTGCCCAGGAGCAATCATCTCCTGCTCCAAACAGCCCCGACGTGCTGCTGAGTGTTCTACCATCCAGGAATTGTGTGGGTTTTTGTTTCGACTCGCTTCCAAAATATAGTTTTGATTCCTATTTATTCTGTCCCTTTTGGATGACTGTCCTGAAATTGAACAGTGAGTTGGAGAATGCCGCTTCTTTCACTCTGATTCAATCTTGAACGGGTGCTGATGCAGATCAACTGAGGTATGGAAATCACTGCCGCATTTTGCAGCAGTTGATGCATCTTGCATCTTGCATGTTCTGCCCACTCCGAGCCGATCATCCTGCATGCACTGGTCGAAGCTGGAGTTCGGTTCAGAAGTTGGAGGTCGTGTAACTCGATTGGTGCTCCCCCAGTGCAGCTCATAAAAATTTCTCTGTTTAGATATGCAGTGTAGAGCATAGTTGACCGGGGATGCTCAAGTGTAGTTTGTCTCTTTTTTCTTGAAGTATTGTGTAGTTTGTCACTTGTGCCGTGCAGGTTTCCTTTGTCTATGTGGATCACTTTGTGAAAAAATTTG is from Triticum aestivum cultivar Chinese Spring chromosome 1B, IWGSC CS RefSeq v2.1, whole genome shotgun sequence and encodes:
- the LOC123127060 gene encoding uncharacterized protein isoform X1, yielding MIGSECMQALHFVSNADYILVNGSIRMRDSLAHIRVYSMRLTLVNCTKTGRRIYAGETWPYGTGLIISCPGAIISCSKQPRRAAECSTIQELYQLRYGNHCRILQQLMHLASCMFCPLRADHPACTGRSWSSVQKLEVV
- the LOC123127060 gene encoding uncharacterized protein isoform X2: MIGSECMQALHFVSNADYILVNGSIRMRDSLAHIRVYSMSIVTKYNDITQHYLTSTAYMFTWIFRKGQDHPPPPPVFWQTDIRRRDLAVRYRANHLLPRSNHLLLQTAPTCC
- the LOC123127060 gene encoding uncharacterized protein isoform X3; this encodes MIGSECMQALHFVSNADYILVNGSIRMRDSLAHIRVYSMSIVTKYNDITQHYLTSTAYMFTWIFRKGQTDIRRRDLAVRYRANHLLPRSNHLLLQTAPTCC